The window ATCAATACATTATATGAATATCAGGGGCATCAGTGGCGGTTTCGTGTGATACTAGCAGGAAGACGAGTGAATCAGATTGGGTTAAAGGCACAACCGATGAATATGGAGACTTCCTCATCGATCTTCCTTCCCATCTCCACGCAATTCCAAACATGGAAAAGAAGTGCTTAGTGAACATTCTTGAGCTGCCAAAGGACTCTCCCTGCCACCGAGCTTTAAAGGGTGAACACAGAGGGATAAAGTTTTTATCGATGGACAATGGATTTCGAACTTACACAGCCCATGATATTCACCTGACAACCAAATATTCACAGCCGTGCATAAAGAAACAAGCCACAGTCTAGGATGAGACATCAATAATGGCCACAACTTATGCTAGAAGGCGCTTCAGTCACAACGAGTTGTGGAACTCGGCCTTGTTTCTTATGCTTATGGTGTTCTGTTTGTGCGTGTGTTTGTCTGCGTGTGTATGAGTGCAGTCGACTCTGGTCCCAGGAAGAGGATGTACATATTACCGTTATACCAATACTGAAACAACTTACATGTATTTGATAAGAAAATCCAATCTTTGTGTTTTATTATTCATGGGTAAACAAGCAAAGAAAATCCAATCTTTGTGTTTGTCTGTTGATTGTTTATTTGATAGAACTGTAAACAATCAACAACACCCGCACCATATAAAATTTATGATGTCCTTTAGAACCGAATCACCGCCATTTTTCCAACCAAAGAACCCACAACATGTCACATTATTCCAATTCTGTGAACTAAAGATGGCAAATAgccaaattttataaaacttgcaGAAAATAAATCTAGTATTCTTGCATACTTGACATTTGTACATAAAACAACATCAAGGTTCTAAACcatataataaaaacaacatttaaatttgaaatatgattttagTCTAGTAGCAATTCATCAGGACTCCTGAGAAGTAGTCTCTTGCTTTGGTGACGACATAATGTAGTTGGCAACGTCAGCACAGCATTTCAATTTATCTGCTTGCTCATCTGGGATCTCAATGGAAAATTCCTGCTCAAAAGCCATGACAAGCTCCACCCTATCCAGGCTATCTAGGCTCAGATCTTTCTGAAAATCTGCTGATTCGGTCACCTGTTTAAGGAGATATCCAAAACCAAGTGATTTGGTGGCAaagattttattctatttttaaacAAGAAAGAGACCTTGACATTTCACTTCAATATTGATATGCATTCCATTTCAAATGTCACATTTTCATTCACGGGTCGATTGATTATCAAGTACGCAAACCAACTTTGCTCTAGTTTCTATTCCATGTCACTATTTATTTTACACTAACAAAAATCACAATCCAATTCTAAGGAAATCATCTACATGAACCGGTTTCAGGCAGCATTTCAGCAAAAAAGTCATCATGGTCAGAATTTCTGGCAATGTCACGTCTAATGCCACatagtattaaaataaataacttactcgagacacatttttttttttttaagtccaACGCATTTTATCGATGCAAAAAGACCTGAAATAGAAATCAAACCAAAGTTGGTTACCTTTTCTTTATGCAATTAGTCCTACCGTGTACTAAATTCCTAGAAAATTATCTAATATTCAACGCCCAAATGTTAAACTTAAAGGCTAATACCTTCAAACGTGGAGTAACATAAAAGCAACCTAATCATACAAGTGAAAGTACCTTGGCAGCATCAATCTTGTCAAATTTCCTCACTAGCCCAATCACTCGAGCCTTTACCTGGTCATGACTGGACCCGACGGACGTGCAAAGTTGTCGGTGAATACTAATACTTGGACTCCCAAATTTGGGTAATATAAGCTGTCTTTTAGATACATTAACGCTAAAATGCCTCAAAACTGAATCCCACAAGCTTTGCATATTGATCTGAGGGCATTATTAGATAAGATAGTtaattaaatctaaatataCCATAATTTCAAGAACATTAAAACTAAGTGTGGGTTGATTACAATTTTGGATAACATTTGTTCTAAAAAACAGTTAGGAATGTGATATTTGACATATCGTGTCTTCAAGAATACAAggtttacattattttttctatacatatttatattaacttatcataaaaatataattacagcGACATCATATTGTAATATAAACTTTAATTACGAAtcatttagaaaaaaaactGTTAGTCAAAAGATAAgggaaaataaaagaaaaacctgTAGTGGTTGTGAGAAATTTTAGGGGGTGGCAATAAAACCCTGGCTGCAATGTGTTGGTCAGAGGCTGAAGAGGGTGTGAGGTTTTTTATTGGGCCATTTTAATATTTGGGCCACAAGTACTTTATTCAGTTATTCAATAACCGGGTTGGGCCGTTGGGGTTCTTGGGAATATCCATAATTGGAAATTGGACTTTTTGATATATGGTTGCCGATTTATCAATTTTGGAAGAGAAAATCGTGAACAATAGTCAATTTTCGTTGTGTTTGTAAATTAGCCAACAAAATCGtaacaaaaaccaaaatcacAACACGAAAtccaaaatcgcaataagaaaTGCCAAATTGCAACAAGAAATGGCAACTCGCAACAAGTTTGactttgtcttttttttttcttcttaagatactagtttattacatagtatataaatataaaatttcaaatcaTAAGAAACATACTAAAACATACTAATAATCCTCAAACTTAACAGTCTTGAAAGGAGATGATTGTGAATTCGATATTGATTTCCCTTTTCATTCTGATCTTGATGATAATCCATACTCTCTCGGTGGAGGAAagagtcaaagtcaaacttgtTGCAAGCTGCGATTTTGACATTTCTTGTTGTGCTTTGGCACTTCTTGTTgcgatttttggttttttgttgcgattttgttggctattttgGTACGATCGTAACAAAAACTGGCTATTGTTgcgatttttttctttttggaatgACCACACCCAATCAAATGGTGCCATGTAGGCATACCCAAAAAAAAGGGTCCCAAATAACCAGAATCGGAACCAGTTGAAATCGGCTCTCGAGGAATTGATTCCGATTTTTGAAAAAGTGATCAGTTTGGAACCGGTTCCATTTCCGGTCCCAAAATTCGTTCCTTACCGGTTCTAAATTGGTCCGGTTCcgattatttaacaaaaaactggaaaaaaaatacTGGTCAAAAGTTGACCAAAACCATTCTAAACTAGTTCCATATGATCAAAACCGATTTTTCATCACGTTTTCCGGTTCTATTTCCTAAAAAAAAATCGGTTAGGTCATATAATTACATAATTTTTGTCAAAATATGCCAATTAAttcaacaaacaataattataaaaaaaaaagtcaacaaaagGATAAAGAATCGGCAAGGTGATGGAGCATTGTATGGTGATCGATGAGTGAGTCAAACTTGAATAAGTTGACTTATTTACCATCATGATTCATGACCCATTCTTCTTGAACCCCTAACACTATAACAATTTCCAACTTTATTGTGTTTCCCGTAGGTGGGTTTTATTCTTATTGAATAGAAGTGATAGATATTCAAAGTATTTTGTCCGTTCAcggaaaagaaaaacaaaagcatATACGATAATTAGTTCATAGTTGAAATATGTGCATAAATACTTACGTGttttacatgatttttttttatgcttAATGTGAAAATAATCACCATCTCATACAGAATCAAAGCTTAAATTGTAATTgcattcaaaaaaacaaaaacataaatacatcaAGAGTATATTTATGGTAGAACTTATTTTGACTTTAAAATCCCAATCAGATCTAGCTCAACTTCTACATTTATGTAGCTTATATGGGCAAAGTTGTAGGCATTATCTCCAAGACCTCCCAACATCTCCatctctataataaataaaaaacaattatttttcaaaaatatttttaaaagaaatatgatGTGACAAGTCTACAATTTTACTTAGAATGTCTTTATTtcaattatgatgtcataaataatttataatatttttaattaaaaaatatagctcactaaatgcttatttaaagttcTTAACCTTTtgttacaaacaaagaaaattattttatatagtataatccttttatgttttgttaatgcaatatctattttaatttataaattattgtgttatTCAACTCATCGTTTCCATATcgatttatattatattaattaaaaaaaattacatgcatattttttagttttataattttaattaaaacgtccgggttaaacccggtAAATTTGCTAGTGTGTATTTATACGAATATTGTACCAAATTAACAATGTGAATATATAAGGATTGCTTGAAACAAAGAGACAGCTGAATTAATTTTCAAGCTTAATATTCACCTGAACACTTTAACATCAGTTTtacatattttaaagtttaaacatcTTGGAATTAAACATATGATATCTTTTGAACAGATCAACAGGTTTAAAGATTTGACTATAAAGGAAATAAATCAAGGAGGCGTCACTCTTCATGTACACAAGTGTATAAAATGTTCAAAACCACTGtatcaaataaagtttttattattatcacaaCATAATGGTTTTATGATCACATTTGATGTATTGGTTATTGATGATCTAAGAAATATATAGTGTTTGATAATTGACCCGACCCTACCCATTTTGACTTATTACCCAACTCGTGTGCAAGTTCACAAGGGTATTCGTCTTAGGATTGTGATACATTTCAAGAAATCATACATATGACTCCTCACATGCAGTAAATGTGAAACTTACATCTAAATTTGTCAAATGTGATCATAAAATTTTACAAATCATTTGAACAACTTCGATAACCCGAAATTCTTGAGCGGGCATATTCATTAACAAAACGAAATCCAATACGTTACAAACTATAAGTCTTATCGATCTAACGAGCCACAACATGCAATAATATGATGGAGATTTATTATTCAGATAAGATGTACAAATGTcaggacttttttttttttttttatcatttctgGGGAAGGACGATAAACCAGCAAACTTAAAAGAGAAGGGAGCAGTGTCTTTGGCAGATCTCTTAGCTTTAGGCAATTATCGATAACAAGACGTTCAAGGGAGGTGAGGTGTTCCATTCCTTTTGAAACTCTTTCCAATTCCTTAAAATTTCTCATGGATAGATAAGTTAAAGATGATGGAAGTAGAAAAGATAATGATGAAGTATTGCTGCTACTATCTGCAAATGAAACCACTCCTGAACTTTTACCATGTAACGATATATAGATGAACAAGTGAGTTTGGAAAATTTGTATCCCCCACTCTGACATCGGCTTCTTTAATCCTCCTATTGATATTGTACTTACATTAGGAGGCCACAAACCACAAGGAAAGGAATTGTCCAAGCTTGGACAATCCCTTACCAACATGTATTCCAAAGATGAGAGACTTTGCAATTGTTCATGAGGAAATGACTTAAAATTCTTACAATCATAGATCAAAAGAGATTTCATGCAAAGATGGGGAAGAAAACCATAACCTTTCTCTGGAATGGATTCTATGTTTTCACATTTCCATATTCTCATTTCCGTGAGATGAAGTAAGCATCCTCCGGGTAACAACCTCAAATTTGGAACCGTGTATAACTCAAGAGATGTAATTGATGACAAGAAGTTGCTGTGGAGCCAATTCATCTCCACATTCTTACATTCCCAAATTTCAAGACTCTTAAAAGTGGATGACAAGTCATGATCATCTACTACCGGGAAGGTCAATGATTTAACCGAATGACACCATTCTATCTCCAAATTTTCAATACTATTTGACCAGTTGTAGCCTTCCAATCTCTTAGCTTTACTTTTCTAAGAGATTCTATGCTAATCACCAAATCCTCCTTTTTCTCTCCCAATCGTACCAAGTTCTTACATCCCTCTACTCCCAACTCCTGTAAGTTCACAAGAATCTTGAATGCCTCAGCATCTGATTTCCATATGTATGTGAGTTCGTCACACCTAGAAATGCTTAGATATTCTACAGCCCTAAGACTTTCTAATACTTTTCCATCTAGATATGTAGTAAGTCCATTAACTTCCCTCATTGTCAATCTAGTAATTGTTAAAGACACACCAATCATGCTTCTTAACACCACTGCTATGAACATCTTTCTACATGTAGAACCCGAAGTGAATGTATCGGCTCAATTGTCAATACGCTCAGTTTCAGACAACTTGTAATAGTTAGCTCACTAAGACAAGGAAATGATGCAGCAGTTCCATCTTTGCCACCACTATTTATTGTTGACCATTCTTCCCAACACTCCATATCTTTAAATTCCAAAACTTTAAGTGATGGAAGCGCATTACCAATTGCAGTTCCAAGAAACTCTGAACCCATCCTCTTCAACCCCGTCATGCTTTCGAGAAACAACTTTTGAAGTGACGGTAGATGTCCAAGTGTTGGTGAGCGTGCACAATTTCTACAGCCACGTAATGTAATCTGGGTTAAGCAATCATATGTGGGATCCCCCAGCCAACTAGGAAATTTTGATCCCATGGAATTCGATATCTTGATGTTGGTCAACTTCTCAAAAGGCCTTAGTCCTTCAAGCACTTCACACTCAACTGTCTCATTCCGAGAATCATCAATGACGTCACTCTATTCTATCTCCAAATCACGAAGACCCTTCTCTTAATCTAACTTGGCTTCCTTTGCGTCAATTGAATTTGTCACTTTATGCAGTCCTTCAATGGTAAGCCGACCTTGAAGATGGTGTAGGTCCTTAAGATGGGATATTTTGAACCCATTAGCATCTCTAACAATAACTTTGGATAAAGTTTGTAGACCAGTTAATCCAGCAATCCCCCTGGGTAACTCTTTCATGTTTACGAGACTGTCTGGCAAGCTAGATAACCGTTGACAACCAGAAAGCATTAAGCTCTGTAGATTGTACAAATTACTGACTTGTTCCAGTAAAAATGTGATGTCAGTATTAGAAAAGTTGAGGTACCGCAAATGTTTGAGACTGCCAATGGAGTGTGGTACCACTCTGATTCCATAATTAGCTAGGCTTAGCACCCTTAAAAACTGTAGTTGGGGAAATAGTTCTGTAAGGACCTTGCTTGATAAATAGAAACTTTGCCATCTATCTATTCTTAGCGACATTGGTAAGAATGTTCGCAACCGCCTGGCTAAGTGTAGTGCCTTGAACTTGCTGTATACTCCATACTGttgaaaaatatatgaaaagtgACAGAGCTTTTCCAAAGTGTTATATCGGCAGCTAACGTCAATTTTCTCACCCAACATGAAAAAGTACTCTCCGGCAACACTTGTTGCCAAGTCATTAATTAGATCGTGCATTCTATAATGTGATTTATTAGTAGTGGAGTGTTGAAAAAATGATCTTGACACCAACTCTTCAAAATACTTACTACCTAAACTCTCCATTGTGTTGCTCATTTGACTGGTACAAAAAGCCTTCTGCCATCCAAAGCAGGACGAGTTCGTCCTTGCCAAACAAGTAATCCTTGGGGAATAAgcaaacatttgcttcaaatgCGGAGGAAAATCATAATAACTTAGTCTTAAGGCAGGAAGAATATTACTACCATCATTCGATAAGTTCCATATCTCATTATTCAACAACTCAACCCATTCTTCATGGATTGATTTTGTTCTTAACGCCCTTCCAAGTGTTACCAAAGCCAGAGTTAATCCGCCACATTTTTTCACGATACCTTCTCCATACAATTTAAGTGTTGGATGCGAATCGAAATTTTGTTTACCCAACGCATGTTGGGCAAACAAAGACAGAGCTTCTACGTGTGACAAAACCTCCAGAGGATAAGTTTGAACGGAGTCCCTCATCAGTGCAACTGTGGTCTTACGTGTTGTTACAATAACTTTACTTCCACGTGCCGCTACCAAAAAAGGGCGTTGCGGAGTTCCCATTCATTATAGTTTTCATTCCAAACATCATCTAGTACAAAAAGGAACcttttctttgaaattttttctGTTTGAGCCACCTGAAACTGATTTAAGGTCTCAAATTTTTGGTCATTCCCGCCCCCATCTATGAAAATGGCCttacaaattttaaatacaTCGAACTCATCAGAAACACAAACCCAAGACTTGAGTTCAAAGTGATCCTTCACTTTCTTATCGTTGTACAAAACTTGTGCAAGAGTGGTTTTGCCAACCCCACCCATACCAACTATGGACACGACGCTGAAGTTTTGACTACATGGTTCTATATTATTGGTCAACAGCTTCCCGAACAATGTCTCCTTGTCCCCTTCCCTCCCCACAATTGTAGATACATCAACCAGTGAAGTCTCTTCCAATCTTTTAACCGTTGTATTTGACCTTCCAAGAGTATCAATCAAACCCAAAAGTTTTTTCTTCTCGACAAGATCATGCAATTTGGTTGTAATCTTGTGGAGCTTAGAACTCATCTTATGACCATATTTGAAAGCATGAAATTTGGTTGGAATAATCTTGAATACCTTACTAGTACTGCTACTGGCTGCATTCATCTGGCGGCGTGCAGCTTCGGTGGTGAAGTCATCGAGTACATCGTCTATGTCGTAAGCCAAATGCTGGAGTTTGTTAGCCATAACTGAACAGATGTGTGTCTCAAGTCCTTGTCCCCAGCATCAACAAGGACAGCTTGGATTTGGGCCAATTTCTGGTTCCATTTTTCGAGCTCAGAATAGACACCTTCTGATCGAGCCAGCCTGATGAAGTCACCAGAGGCCAGCTTCTCAAATAGCACAGTGATGAATGCCCCAAGAAACAGTTCACCAACAACCATTGTATGTAAACTGGAAAGCTAGCTtgtatatttttcttgtttaattagttttgatttgtgagaatctatatagctacctgTCTTATTCGGAACAAGTAATATAGTCAAAGGTCAGCTGTTTTATTCAATTCGGAACGAGTCATGCGGTAATCTTAGTCAAAACGTTAATTGTCTTTGATACAATGGTTTTATACTCTTATGAATTTTTTGGTAAACGGTTGTATATAGTAGGTTATAAACTACATTTAAGGgtaaaatgaatataaaattttatgcaTACCTAAATTAAAAAggaattttgttttatctaaaaaaaaaagtaaaagtaataCTCGTATTAGTAAGGTGTAAACAAGATAGAAGTTTAAAGGAAAGGAAAGTGTCAAAGTCAGCAAAAATAACATCTAATTCATCAAACTAGATTTTATTCACACTGTCGgttaaaacaataatattaaaaatatttatagtaattttttaaagcataaaattaatttaaatatcccTTAAACTCGTAAATTCAGTATTCGATcacataatttcaaaaatcattattCATTGCTATGTGAAATGATATGTAAATATGTGTGGTATTTCAAAACATTATGTATAGTCGtttgtttatatgtgaatgGAAATGTGAACAAACTAAACATACGTTTAGGCATATAGTCTAGACCCCGTTGATTCGCACTTGTcaaaaacaaaatgtaaaaaaCAATGAGTTCATCTAtaatactattaaaaaaattatagctctcatgttgaaagttaagaaAAATAAGACACACAAATTGACCTACCCTTAATGAACTAAATCACCAATCACCATTAATATTAAATTGCACCATCAgtactatatattataaaatatctttacCACCCCTTAAAATCAAACACCTTTACATCGCCGCCACTACCATTACTCCACCGTCATCGCTGCCGCATTATGTGTGTACCGTGCtggttacatataataaacactACCTGCGTATGTAATTCATGATATGGTGTATAGTTCGTTACATAATATAAAAGTTCGTATCGATCTAATTCATTATTTGGTACCACATAAGTCGGAAATTATGATGCATCAAATAAATACTAGTGTATTTTTCCATCGGGCAATAAGTTCGTAAACTTTACACAATCCAAACAATGACACATAAAATTTATCCAATAACATCCATCAAACTCATTTTAATCTTTCAACCCTTCCAATCAACCCTCCCAACCATTTTAACTGACACCCCGTAAATCttcaaccctcccaaatttTTCACCAATCACACACTCTCTTTCTTATCCCCACACACCCTTTCTTTCTTATCCCCACACACTCTCTTTCTTTTAAAGTCTTGGTCCCCACACACTTTCTCTTCTTTCTCCATTTATGCTCCAAGGGTAATAAGCCTCTACCCAATAGCCAACCTACGTAATGTGAGTTGGTATTTTGGTGTATACATCTAGTaactactagattttagacccgtgtccaacactggacacgagacttacaacattattaaaaatagatattaatacatgtaactcataaaagcttataagttcaaagttgaatatatatgtagattttatgtatttaattcaaatgtcaagaatgttaagctaatagaaaaaaaactaatgtaaaaaaataatattggaaGCATATACCCTCATTCGGCAgttgaaaaacttttttatagacgaaatttattgtaatgtcttttctcttctcatctttgtcacatatccTTAGAGCCCATTCTcaacttaactcgagatactgcgATGTACAATTATTCTTGTGTGAAAGCTggactttgtagatagaaaccaattttaataacattgtaaaataattattttagttatttgttttttttgtaattaaataaaattatgtaaaaaactaaatgatgacattatcgagagtcaatttaatgaaatcaAGCGATATAATTGActaataaatcataaattcaACTGTctctattaatattaaaatattgcaaTTAGTCAATTACTATTAAGatcttgatatatttatattaaatttaatttattattaattatatatacatatatataatagaacatattattggatatatattagttcttattttattggataatattagatattattctattagatatatattaaatattattatttatttattatatcgaaattattgggtaaaaagtgtaaatttatgatggaaaacaaaaaagtgtaaattaaagtcaaaattgaaaacaaaagtcaacattaagaaatcgagagctatgattggtcgataagttattagagcaactgtgctttagtataataaaagattttcc is drawn from Erigeron canadensis isolate Cc75 chromosome 9, C_canadensis_v1, whole genome shotgun sequence and contains these coding sequences:
- the LOC122583187 gene encoding putative disease resistance RPP13-like protein 1; the encoded protein is MRDSVQTYPLEVLSHVEALSLFAQHALGKQNFDSHPTLKLYGEGIVKKCGGLTLALVTLGRALRTKSIHEEWVELLNNEIWNLSNDGSNILPALRLSYYDFPPHLKQMFAYSPRITCLARTNSSCFGWQKAFCTSQMSNTMESLGSKYFEELVSRSFFQHSTTNKSHYRMHDLINDLATSVAGEYFFMLGEKIDVSCRYNTLEKLCHFSYIFQQYGVYSKFKALHLARRLRTFLPMSLRIDRWQSFYLSSKVLTELFPQLQFLRVLSLANYGIRVVPHSIGSLKHLRYLNFSNTDITFLLEQVSNLYNLQSLMLSGCQRLSSLPDSLVNMKELPRGIAGLTGLQTLSKVIVRDANGFKISHLKDLHHLQGRLTIEGLHKVTNSIDAKEAKLD
- the LOC122581138 gene encoding uncharacterized protein LOC122581138 translates to MYTQMQKMMTNFQGYTNIMTILSFICFISFGAFTSAARNDIMSEFSTSDDFRREVGYGEEKLSTVLVTGSILCDACVDQNSLLQSYPISGASVAVSCDTSRKTSESDWVKGTTDEYGDFLIDLPSHLHAIPNMEKKCLVNILELPKDSPCHRALKGEHRGIKFLSMDNGFRTYTAHDIHLTTKYSQPCIKKQATV
- the LOC122581139 gene encoding acyl carrier protein 3, mitochondrial; protein product: MQSLWDSVLRHFSVNVSKRQLILPKFGSPSISIHRQLCTSVGSSHDQVKARVIGLVRKFDKIDAAKVTESADFQKDLSLDSLDRVELVMAFEQEFSIEIPDEQADKLKCCADVANYIMSSPKQETTSQES